From the Acidimicrobiia bacterium genome, the window CAACTGGTGGAAAACTCAACAACGGTTTAGATATTATTGATGTAACTACAAAAAGAGGAACACCTCGAATTATTGGTGAAGTCACATCACAATGTCAGATCCCTGGAATTGGAAGACTTAGCGGTTTTGAAAACCATGGTGGTCGAACAATATTGGGACCCAACGTAACTCCACTTGGAAAAGTGCACATTGGTAACGGAAACGGAATTGGATATAATCGCGATTCAAATACCAGCGAAATAACTTATGTTGACGGATATTTTTCTAAAAATATTATTGCGTCATATATGCATGGTCCATTATTAGCTAGAAATCCCAAATTATGCGATTATTTGATATCTAAGATTACTGGAATTGAGACTTTGAGCACAATTAATGATGATACTGCTGATTTTTTACATCGCGACCGTTTAAAAACAGTTAAATAGCCAACTATCACATAATCTAGATATTGTCGATTTGACCGTTTTAGGTGCAATATGCTACAATAGTTTACTATGCGTAATGGAGAAATAGATAATAAGCCAATTGGTGCCAATAAACCAAAACAACAATCATTGAGCGAAGATGATAAAAGAGTTTTACGTGATTATTTAGCAGCTAAAACCACGATAATTGATGCAGATATTGTATTTTTAGGAGATGAGTCTAATGTCGATTCTCATTTTAGTTTGGGTATTGGTGCAGATAAGATATTTGAAACGCCTCACCATCCTATTGCAGATCTACGAGCTACTCTGTTAATAAATGGAAAGTCACGTTTCAAATTAAAAAATCTAATAAGCCATGCAATTAAAAGTATAAAATCAGATAATGGCCATTACATATTTTCACAGCCAAGTCCACATACTGCAAAAGCAGGCATATTGATGGGTGAGTTTAATAATTATCTTGATGAACTTGGAAAAGCAAACTGGAATAACTTGAAACGTGAACCAGCATATGAATACTTAGCGTCATTATTGGAACCTTATGCCCTCCTTACAGTAAGAGGAAATAGACGAGAATTAGTCGATGAAGGTAGAATTTTTGTGTCTGACAAAAAATATACTCGAGAAGAAATAATTGTAAGGGATACTGCGAAAGACCCTAAAACTGCTTTTGCTAAAGATCTAGATTCAATAGTTCGAAAACAGTTAAAACATCTTCCTAAACATATTCTATTTCCAAAAACACGAAAAGTTATAGTTAATGCAACAGATACAGTTGAAGGTATCGCAACTGGTGTATATAACAATACTCCAGGATTATTAAGACCGGCAGTCGGTTTTCTTACAGGTGCAGTAATTGGTGCAGCTAGGGAAACCAGTGGCGCAGTTATGGGAAGATAGCCTAAGTATAAACAGCAATAATCTTTTGCTTCAAATCAAATAGTGCTTGTTCGCCCGTTTCTATAGCATTACGTATTGCTCTGATATATTGATGCATCCACGAGATATTATGCAGTGTACACAAATATCCTGCTGTCATTTCTTTTTGTGTGACTAAATGACGCAGATATGATCTTGAATAGGTTGAACAAACTTCACATTCACAATTATCATCGATTGGTTTATCGCTTAATTTATTTTCTTCGCGTTTTATATGAACTTTTCCTTGCCAAGTTAACAATACGCCATGTCTGGCTAAACGTGATGGC encodes:
- a CDS encoding glutamine amidotransferase — protein: MSISIAIIYPEILGTYGDRGNALSLAYRAKQRGIDCEIINVMADDSLPQSCDIYMLGGGEDNAQTLATSLLEKQRVTLDNIVDNSIILAICAGFQILGKQFPTTGGKLNNGLDIIDVTTKRGTPRIIGEVTSQCQIPGIGRLSGFENHGGRTILGPNVTPLGKVHIGNGNGIGYNRDSNTSEITYVDGYFSKNIIASYMHGPLLARNPKLCDYLISKITGIETLSTINDDTADFLHRDRLKTVK